A single Deltaproteobacteria bacterium DNA region contains:
- a CDS encoding FAD-binding protein — MLLERQETLSCDVLVIGGGGAGLRSAIAAKAENADVLLVSKSGLGRAANTFISKSVIAATGWGTPDDTRDVHMTDTVIGGRFLNDQAMVARMVEQVGAEIAFLKECGVRFGMEGEKPRVFQIPGHSYPRHVYGENWIGRDLVLPLERRARKVGVRVAEHVFVSRFLASGGRVSGATGVTADGRFLTMQAKTIVLATGGYAQIFLNTNNAPGIAGDGHALAYDLGVPLKEMEFVQFYPTAMGERGNQLVLYEKILPQTGVVLRNEAGEDILRRNGLDPLRVTRDQLAQLVMKEIGDDGRERNGVFMDLEALPEEIAGQLAQILPSQWWKGRKTFKVAPTAHFCMGGVATDEHGETCLNGLFVAGEAAAGMHGANRLGGNALAEVFAMGSRVGGKAAQRAREIGMSPVPRQAVKEEKSRLEDARSEQGSSPKRLARELKELMWYKAGVIRREDDLREALRRFGNLESRIAVASPADLIRLMEFQNMRLVAEMVCRAALERTESRGSHFRVDYPEEDNRNWLKNIVLRKGAQGMEIQTTPVRLDRVKPEF, encoded by the coding sequence ATGCTCCTGGAGAGACAAGAGACGCTTTCGTGCGACGTACTGGTCATCGGAGGCGGGGGTGCAGGCCTCAGGTCCGCTATCGCCGCCAAAGCAGAGAACGCCGACGTGCTTCTGGTTTCCAAGTCCGGATTGGGACGCGCCGCGAATACCTTCATTTCCAAGTCCGTTATAGCTGCCACGGGATGGGGGACACCGGACGACACAAGAGACGTTCACATGACCGATACGGTAATAGGCGGACGCTTTCTGAACGATCAGGCCATGGTGGCCCGGATGGTGGAGCAAGTGGGCGCCGAGATTGCTTTTTTGAAAGAATGCGGCGTGCGTTTCGGAATGGAAGGAGAAAAACCCCGTGTGTTTCAAATCCCGGGGCATAGCTATCCCCGCCATGTGTACGGAGAGAACTGGATCGGCAGGGACCTCGTTTTGCCGCTCGAACGCCGGGCAAGGAAGGTGGGCGTCCGCGTTGCGGAACATGTGTTTGTCTCCCGGTTTCTGGCATCCGGCGGACGAGTGAGTGGCGCGACCGGTGTCACTGCGGACGGCAGGTTCCTTACCATGCAGGCAAAGACCATAGTATTGGCCACCGGCGGTTACGCACAGATCTTCCTCAACACCAATAACGCTCCCGGCATCGCGGGAGACGGCCACGCTTTGGCCTACGATTTGGGGGTTCCATTGAAGGAAATGGAATTCGTCCAATTCTATCCAACGGCCATGGGCGAACGAGGGAACCAGCTCGTGCTGTATGAGAAGATTTTGCCCCAGACAGGCGTGGTTCTACGGAACGAGGCCGGTGAGGATATCCTCAGGCGAAATGGGTTGGACCCTCTGCGGGTGACGAGGGATCAACTGGCGCAGCTGGTGATGAAAGAGATCGGTGATGATGGAAGGGAGAGGAACGGGGTCTTCATGGATCTCGAAGCGCTTCCCGAGGAGATCGCCGGTCAGCTCGCTCAAATTCTGCCCTCCCAGTGGTGGAAGGGGCGGAAAACGTTCAAGGTGGCGCCGACGGCTCATTTCTGTATGGGGGGTGTGGCGACGGATGAACACGGGGAAACATGTTTGAACGGACTTTTCGTCGCCGGAGAAGCGGCGGCGGGAATGCACGGCGCCAATCGCCTCGGCGGCAACGCTTTGGCCGAGGTATTTGCCATGGGCTCCCGTGTGGGAGGCAAAGCCGCCCAGCGGGCAAGGGAGATAGGGATGTCACCCGTCCCTCGACAGGCGGTGAAAGAAGAAAAGTCCCGGCTGGAAGACGCACGTTCTGAACAGGGATCGAGTCCTAAACGGCTGGCCCGTGAATTAAAAGAACTGATGTGGTACAAGGCGGGCGTCATTCGCCGGGAAGACGATCTCAGAGAAGCCCTGAGACGATTCGGGAATCTCGAGTCCCGAATCGCCGTTGCAAGCCCCGCCGATCTGATCAGGCTCATGGAATTTCAAAACATGAGACTTGTGGCCGAGATGGTCTGCCGGGCCGCCCTCGAACGAACGGAAAGCCGTGGATCGCATTTCCGTGTGGATTACCCGGAGGAAGACAATCGAAATTGGCTGAAGAACATCGTGTTGCGGAAGGGAGCGCAGGGTATGGAGATCCAGACCACTCCCGTACGCTTGGATCGGGTAAAACCCGAATTCTGA
- a CDS encoding radical SAM protein, whose product MIRLLSYIALHRMAHRMGLRVPPPFSLTVSLTHRCNLHCRMCSVSTRCSTEMSLEQISRLASSLGKWPRWITFSGGEPFLRKDLETIVELFYWKCRPRVINLPTNATIPETAERAVRIAASCPETIVVANISLDDIGNLHDRIRGVPGTFERAVQTLQRIQKARPKNLKVGIHTVISTLNSDRIDRIAPSLRALKPDHYLTEIAEERWELQNAPLDVKPDTEKLRGALPLLKADLIQHAGDGFSRISASLRARYYDMLAVEPEPNNRLLPCYSGRASAHVDADGTVWACCVEGSVMGRLQDWDFDFRAMWNRSEAQSVRKRIADRACSCPLANSAFTNILMHPSGFFKLSKAWLGMV is encoded by the coding sequence ATGATCCGACTCCTGTCTTATATCGCGCTTCACCGAATGGCCCATAGAATGGGGCTTCGCGTTCCCCCTCCGTTCAGCTTGACGGTATCCTTGACGCACCGCTGCAACCTGCACTGCCGGATGTGTTCGGTCTCCACCCGCTGCAGTACGGAGATGTCGCTGGAACAGATTTCCCGGCTGGCCTCTTCTCTTGGGAAATGGCCCCGCTGGATTACGTTCAGCGGAGGAGAACCTTTCCTCAGGAAAGATCTGGAGACCATCGTCGAACTTTTCTATTGGAAGTGCCGTCCCAGGGTGATCAATCTGCCCACGAACGCCACCATTCCCGAGACCGCGGAGCGCGCAGTCCGCATTGCCGCCTCATGCCCGGAGACCATAGTCGTGGCAAACATATCCTTGGATGATATCGGCAACCTTCACGACCGCATCCGTGGAGTCCCGGGAACGTTCGAGCGGGCGGTTCAGACCCTTCAAAGGATCCAGAAAGCCCGCCCCAAAAACCTGAAGGTCGGCATCCACACGGTCATTTCGACGCTCAACTCGGATCGAATCGATCGAATTGCACCGTCTCTGCGGGCCTTGAAGCCGGATCACTACCTAACGGAAATCGCAGAGGAAAGGTGGGAGCTTCAGAATGCCCCATTGGATGTAAAGCCCGATACGGAAAAGCTCCGCGGGGCGCTTCCTCTGTTAAAGGCGGACCTGATTCAACATGCGGGAGACGGATTTTCCCGTATTTCCGCTTCCTTGCGAGCGCGCTATTACGATATGCTGGCTGTTGAGCCCGAGCCCAACAACCGCCTCCTGCCCTGTTATTCCGGGCGAGCCTCCGCCCATGTGGACGCGGACGGAACCGTTTGGGCTTGTTGCGTGGAGGGGTCGGTCATGGGGAGACTACAGGATTGGGACTTTGATTTTAGAGCCATGTGGAACCGCTCCGAGGCTCAATCGGTTCGCAAGCGCATTGCCGACCGTGCGTGTTCCTGCCCTCTGGCAAACTCCGCCTTCACGAATATCCTGATGCACCCATCGGGTTTTTTTAAATTGTCCAAAGCCTGGTTAGGGATGGTTTGA
- a CDS encoding DNA-3-methyladenine glycosylase, giving the protein MGASFFAGNTCDVARSLIGAILRVGSCAGAIVEVEAYRADAASHAVTRPRQGAMLKDTYGRIYVYLIYGMHHCLNITTEREGVGAVLIRAVEPLEGLTQMRLRRGCDKLLNLTNGPGKLCQAFGIDRSYHGEMVGQRLSIHPPQRPFPVSQGPRIGIRKATELPWRYFVPGNRFVSR; this is encoded by the coding sequence ATGGGTGCGAGTTTCTTCGCAGGAAACACTTGCGACGTGGCTCGATCGCTGATCGGCGCCATACTGAGGGTGGGTTCCTGCGCCGGCGCGATTGTGGAAGTGGAAGCGTATAGAGCGGACGCCGCCTCCCACGCCGTCACCCGCCCACGCCAAGGGGCCATGCTGAAGGACACGTATGGGCGGATCTACGTTTACCTGATCTATGGCATGCATCATTGTTTGAACATCACCACCGAGCGAGAAGGCGTTGGCGCCGTTCTGATCCGGGCTGTCGAGCCTCTCGAAGGCCTGACTCAGATGCGTCTGCGGCGCGGATGCGACAAGCTCTTGAACCTCACCAACGGTCCCGGAAAGCTCTGCCAGGCTTTCGGCATCGACCGCTCTTATCACGGAGAAATGGTGGGACAACGGCTCAGCATCCATCCCCCGCAACGGCCCTTTCCCGTAAGTCAGGGACCCCGGATCGGGATACGAAAAGCGACCGAGCTTCCTTGGAGATATTTCGTACCCGGCAATCGTTTTGTCAGCCGTTAG
- a CDS encoding nickel-dependent hydrogenase large subunit — protein MANRIVVDPITRIEGHLRIEVEVENGKVKNAWSSGTLFRGIEMILQGRDPRDAWLFTQRACGVCTYVHGLASVRCVDDALDIKIPNMARLLRNIMMGAQYLHDHPVHFYALSALDWVDVVNALEADPKKTADLAAAVSTAPGSGVKEFEAVKDRLKAFVASGQLGPFANAYWGHPAYKLPPEANLMAAKHYLDLLKMQVKAAQLHAIFGAKNPHIQSLTVGGVTCGADLNADRVAHFMFLLKEIKSFIDNVYIPDILAVAGFYKDWGAIGGTTNFLAYGEFPQTDVEPDSLFLPRGVIFNRDIASVGAVDPGKIMEHVRHSWYEGNGTLHPSKGETKPKYTKMDVDDRYSWLKAPRYDGKACEVGPLARLLVAYGSGHPQAKATVDSVLQTLDIPATALFSTLGRTAARAINTKLIADAMVDWTNELIDLIKKGDTKTYQSYAWKDGMGMGLNDVPRGALGHWVDIKDKKIKNYQMVVPSTWNLGPRCAKDILGPVEEALIGTPIADPKKPLEILRTVHSFDPCIACAVHVIDPHTNEVYKVKVL, from the coding sequence ATGGCGAACAGAATCGTCGTTGATCCGATTACCAGAATAGAAGGACACCTCAGAATCGAGGTTGAAGTAGAGAACGGAAAGGTCAAGAATGCCTGGAGTTCCGGTACGTTATTCAGAGGAATAGAAATGATTCTTCAGGGCCGGGACCCCCGCGACGCCTGGCTCTTTACGCAGCGCGCCTGCGGTGTTTGTACCTATGTGCACGGTCTGGCGAGCGTCCGATGCGTGGACGATGCTTTGGATATCAAGATCCCCAATATGGCCCGATTGCTGCGCAACATCATGATGGGAGCCCAGTATCTGCACGATCACCCGGTACACTTTTATGCCCTGAGCGCCCTTGATTGGGTGGATGTGGTCAATGCGCTGGAAGCCGATCCCAAGAAAACAGCGGACCTGGCCGCCGCTGTCAGCACGGCCCCCGGCTCCGGTGTGAAGGAATTCGAGGCGGTCAAAGACAGGCTGAAGGCCTTCGTAGCCAGCGGGCAACTTGGGCCTTTCGCCAATGCGTATTGGGGACACCCGGCCTACAAACTTCCACCGGAAGCGAACTTGATGGCCGCAAAGCACTATTTGGATCTGCTCAAGATGCAAGTGAAGGCGGCGCAATTGCACGCCATATTCGGCGCCAAGAACCCCCACATTCAGAGCCTGACCGTGGGTGGCGTAACCTGCGGAGCCGATCTGAACGCGGACCGGGTGGCCCACTTCATGTTCCTGCTCAAAGAGATAAAGAGCTTTATCGACAATGTATACATCCCTGATATATTGGCCGTAGCCGGCTTCTACAAAGACTGGGGCGCCATCGGAGGCACGACCAACTTCCTGGCGTATGGCGAATTCCCTCAAACGGACGTGGAGCCCGACAGTCTCTTCCTGCCGCGCGGCGTCATCTTCAATCGGGATATCGCCTCCGTAGGGGCGGTCGACCCCGGTAAGATCATGGAACACGTTCGCCACTCCTGGTACGAAGGGAACGGCACCCTGCATCCGTCCAAAGGCGAAACAAAGCCCAAATACACGAAAATGGATGTCGATGACCGGTATAGCTGGCTGAAGGCCCCCCGTTACGACGGCAAAGCCTGCGAAGTCGGTCCCCTGGCACGCCTCCTGGTGGCCTACGGGAGCGGACATCCTCAAGCCAAAGCCACGGTGGACAGCGTACTCCAGACGTTGGACATCCCGGCCACCGCATTGTTCTCCACCCTGGGCCGTACCGCCGCGCGGGCCATCAATACGAAACTCATTGCCGACGCCATGGTGGACTGGACCAACGAGCTGATCGACCTGATCAAAAAAGGCGATACGAAAACATATCAGTCCTATGCGTGGAAGGACGGCATGGGAATGGGTCTGAACGATGTGCCTCGAGGCGCATTGGGACATTGGGTGGATATCAAGGACAAGAAAATTAAAAACTACCAGATGGTCGTGCCTTCCACCTGGAATCTGGGCCCCCGTTGCGCCAAGGACATTTTAGGACCGGTGGAAGAGGCGTTGATCGGAACGCCCATTGCGGACCCGAAAAAACCGCTGGAAATTCTGCGCACCGTGCATTCTTTCGACCCATGCATCGCTTGTGCGGTTCATGTGATCGATCCCCATACCAATGAGGTGTACAAAGTCAAGGTGCTATAG
- a CDS encoding hydrogenase small subunit, with amino-acid sequence MSRDEILGQNAEKRGISRRDFVKYCGLITATLGLPVTMAEKVADAMTAARPSVIWLAFSECTGCAESFIRTTYPSIGDLILDVISLDYSETIMAAAGHQAEEVLMDTAEKNKGKFFCIIDGALPTKEGYGMIAGRPMIDIAKDITSKAAATICVGACASFGGLPAAKPNPSGAKSIQDALGIKTINIPGCPPNTINMVATIVHAIVLGSLPALDNLSRPLFAYGQTIHDRCQRRASYEGGYFAKEFGDAGHLNGYCLYELGCKGPETYNNCPTVKFNQGISWPIEAGHPCIGCSEPEFWDKMTPFYVAK; translated from the coding sequence ATGTCAAGGGATGAAATCCTGGGCCAGAATGCAGAAAAGCGGGGCATTAGCCGGCGAGATTTTGTGAAATATTGCGGATTGATTACCGCAACTCTCGGCCTTCCCGTAACCATGGCGGAAAAGGTTGCTGACGCAATGACTGCCGCAAGACCGTCGGTGATTTGGCTGGCGTTTTCCGAATGCACCGGCTGCGCGGAATCGTTCATCCGCACTACTTACCCGAGCATCGGGGATCTTATTTTGGACGTAATTTCCCTGGATTACAGCGAGACGATCATGGCGGCCGCCGGACACCAGGCTGAAGAGGTGCTCATGGATACCGCCGAGAAGAACAAAGGTAAGTTTTTCTGTATCATCGACGGAGCCCTTCCCACCAAAGAGGGTTACGGCATGATCGCGGGCAGGCCGATGATCGATATTGCGAAGGATATCACCAGCAAGGCCGCTGCAACGATCTGCGTCGGCGCGTGCGCCTCTTTCGGCGGACTTCCGGCCGCCAAACCCAATCCAAGCGGAGCAAAATCCATACAGGATGCTCTGGGAATCAAGACCATCAACATTCCGGGTTGCCCACCCAACACCATCAACATGGTGGCCACCATTGTCCATGCCATAGTTCTCGGAAGTCTTCCGGCACTGGACAATTTGAGTCGTCCTCTTTTCGCCTATGGACAAACCATCCATGATCGTTGCCAACGAAGGGCCAGCTACGAAGGAGGTTACTTCGCCAAGGAATTCGGTGACGCAGGTCACTTGAACGGCTACTGCCTGTACGAACTCGGCTGCAAGGGTCCGGAAACCTATAACAACTGTCCTACGGTCAAATTCAATCAGGGAATCAGTTGGCCCATTGAAGCCGGGCATCCTTGCATCGGATGCAGCGAGCCCGAGTTCTGGGATAAGATGACTCCCTTTTATGTAGCCAAGTAG
- a CDS encoding HyaD/HybD family hydrogenase maturation endopeptidase, giving the protein MRSSSYTAESTMNALHRKITILGVGNVLLKDEGVGVFMAQRFERKYVFPDYVEIVDGGTLGLSLLSVVTQTERLLVFDAVKNRGTPGDTYLLEYEDLPFHIRAKNSLHQTDLMETLTLAGLVGERPETVVVGVEPLDIEPWGIGLTPPVRESIERLERLALDQLGRWGIFPETKTEENRGEGRICFPFGDEEAC; this is encoded by the coding sequence GTGAGATCCTCTTCTTACACGGCTGAAAGCACGATGAACGCATTGCATCGCAAAATCACCATCTTGGGAGTCGGAAACGTCCTGTTAAAGGACGAGGGCGTCGGTGTATTCATGGCCCAGCGCTTCGAAAGGAAATATGTCTTTCCGGATTATGTGGAAATCGTGGACGGCGGTACACTGGGTTTAAGTCTCTTGTCCGTGGTTACGCAGACCGAACGCCTCCTGGTGTTCGATGCCGTCAAAAACCGGGGAACGCCCGGGGATACGTACTTGCTCGAGTACGAAGACCTCCCTTTTCACATACGCGCCAAAAACTCGCTTCATCAGACGGATTTGATGGAAACACTCACTTTGGCGGGTCTCGTCGGAGAGCGGCCTGAAACCGTGGTTGTGGGAGTGGAACCACTGGATATCGAACCCTGGGGCATCGGCTTGACGCCGCCCGTCCGAGAGAGTATTGAACGGTTGGAACGACTGGCCCTGGATCAACTGGGACGCTGGGGCATATTTCCAGAAACGAAAACGGAAGAAAACCGCGGGGAAGGTCGGATTTGCTTTCCCTTTGGGGACGAGGAAGCGTGCTGA
- the glk gene encoding glucokinase translates to MSEHSNPTDSASEPVLAGDVGGTKVNLGLFSRVNGRPVPIRKGTFSSREYDGLEGILEQFLKTTDVSCRKCCIGVAGPVVNGRCFTTNMPWVVSEQEIRSRFGFDSVELVNDLVATAEAVPILEKKDLHDLNAGLEHKKQNIGLIAAGTGLGEAFLLWSGDRHVAQASEGGHADFAPTNPLQVELWHELRKKFTHVSIERVLSGPGLYNVYKFFRDTGKATERKSVLMRLQEQDPAQVISELAMGKECALCEMALDLFASVYGSEAGNLALRCFTLGGIYLGGGIAPKILKKLKEPAFMKAFVAKGRLSSLLSQIPVKVILNDEAALLGAARRGLSL, encoded by the coding sequence ATGTCCGAACACTCAAATCCAACGGATTCCGCCTCAGAGCCGGTGCTTGCCGGCGACGTGGGAGGCACGAAGGTGAATCTGGGGCTGTTCTCTCGGGTGAACGGCCGGCCGGTTCCGATTCGGAAAGGCACTTTCTCGAGCCGCGAATACGATGGTCTGGAGGGGATCCTCGAGCAGTTTTTGAAAACCACCGACGTTTCCTGCCGCAAATGCTGCATCGGGGTGGCCGGCCCGGTGGTCAACGGCAGGTGCTTCACGACCAACATGCCCTGGGTGGTCAGTGAACAGGAGATCAGGTCCCGGTTCGGATTTGATTCGGTGGAACTCGTCAACGATCTGGTAGCCACAGCCGAAGCCGTGCCGATACTGGAGAAGAAGGACCTGCACGATCTAAACGCGGGTCTGGAACACAAGAAACAGAATATCGGATTGATTGCCGCGGGTACGGGGCTCGGGGAAGCGTTCCTTCTGTGGAGCGGCGACCGGCACGTGGCCCAGGCATCCGAAGGGGGACACGCGGATTTTGCTCCGACCAATCCATTGCAGGTCGAGCTTTGGCACGAGCTTCGGAAGAAATTCACCCATGTGAGTATCGAACGTGTGCTTTCGGGGCCGGGACTGTACAATGTATATAAGTTCTTCCGGGACACGGGCAAGGCCACGGAACGAAAGTCCGTACTCATGCGGCTCCAGGAGCAGGACCCCGCCCAGGTCATCTCGGAACTGGCTATGGGGAAAGAATGCGCCTTGTGCGAGATGGCGCTGGATCTGTTTGCCAGTGTCTACGGATCCGAAGCGGGGAACCTGGCGCTCCGCTGCTTCACCTTGGGGGGCATTTACCTTGGTGGGGGCATTGCTCCCAAGATACTCAAGAAACTTAAAGAACCGGCTTTTATGAAAGCCTTTGTCGCAAAGGGCCGCCTGAGCAGTCTCCTATCCCAAATTCCCGTCAAAGTGATCCTGAACGACGAGGCCGCCCTGCTGGGGGCGGCCCGTCGCGGTCTTTCTTTATAG
- a CDS encoding polyprenol monophosphomannose synthase, whose amino-acid sequence MQPHKTIVVIPTFNERSNIVPLVERIVGLNLCLDILIVDDNSPDGTGRVADELAARHAEVAVLHRPWKYGLGRAYATGFGFALDRGYEQILQMDADFSHAPEAIPAFLQALSHSDLVVGSRYLKGGETENWALHRLVLSRMATWFVRLITGDYCTDATSGFKGFRRQVLESLDLKGLESLGYVFQVEVNHQVRRKGYRVTEIPIRFADRVRGSSKLHVGVILEAIFLILRLRFKGLGRFHHANIKRWCYGSQRRQEYRRTAAGRS is encoded by the coding sequence TTGCAGCCACACAAAACCATTGTAGTCATCCCTACCTTCAACGAACGAAGCAACATTGTTCCCCTCGTTGAGCGCATCGTTGGGTTGAATCTCTGCCTTGACATCCTGATCGTGGACGACAACTCGCCGGATGGAACCGGGCGGGTGGCGGACGAACTCGCCGCGCGCCACGCCGAGGTAGCGGTGCTGCACCGCCCATGGAAATACGGATTGGGCCGCGCCTATGCCACCGGATTCGGATTTGCATTGGATCGGGGTTATGAGCAGATTCTTCAAATGGACGCTGATTTCTCCCATGCGCCGGAAGCTATTCCGGCATTTCTACAGGCGCTTTCACACAGTGATTTGGTGGTGGGTTCCCGGTACTTGAAAGGGGGCGAGACGGAGAACTGGGCCCTCCATCGGCTGGTGTTGAGCCGGATGGCTACCTGGTTCGTCCGGTTGATCACCGGAGATTACTGCACGGACGCCACCTCGGGATTCAAAGGTTTCCGAAGACAAGTGCTCGAGAGCCTGGACCTGAAGGGCTTGGAATCACTGGGATATGTGTTTCAGGTAGAAGTGAATCATCAGGTGCGCAGGAAGGGATACCGTGTGACCGAGATTCCGATTCGTTTTGCGGATCGGGTTCGCGGCAGTTCAAAACTCCATGTCGGAGTGATTCTCGAAGCCATATTCCTCATTCTGAGGCTTCGCTTCAAAGGCTTGGGGAGGTTTCACCATGCCAACATTAAGCGTTGGTGTTATGGCTCACAACGAAGACAAGAATATCGGCGGACTGCTGCGGGCCGTTCTTAA
- a CDS encoding HypC/HybG/HupF family hydrogenase formation chaperone, whose product MCLAIPARIISIEQDFAQVDMGGNRLKISTLLMDQLCVGDYVIVHAGFAIHKVDEQEAQESLRLLREISIAMP is encoded by the coding sequence GTGTGCCTTGCAATACCCGCCAGAATTATTTCAATTGAACAGGATTTTGCGCAGGTCGATATGGGTGGGAACCGGTTGAAGATTTCCACCCTGCTCATGGATCAATTGTGTGTGGGGGACTACGTCATCGTACACGCGGGTTTCGCCATCCACAAAGTAGATGAACAGGAAGCGCAAGAATCGTTGAGACTTCTGCGCGAGATCTCGATCGCCATGCCTTAG
- a CDS encoding class I SAM-dependent methyltransferase: MDSTHANQDEGLGTVYERHRLWDLLDSIHASYGLSRVLEAPVRGMSGIAGINTVPLAQKDVAVVLADMEWGVLDAARRSWIALGRRPVLVRTGESLPFRSKSFDLAFNFNGLWHWPDPGRLLKELVRVSRKVVLLVLPNLTQAGYLWARFGWNRSFFKRHQALWGSADLVRKNLYRSGVRLVREGVMDCPPWPDTGLAVSRLFPRSDANAMRRWRWSSLDYLLGKDPAQKKWVERLGFVENSNLPLRLKSLWAHHRYLMYETK; the protein is encoded by the coding sequence ATGGATTCGACTCACGCGAATCAGGACGAGGGTCTTGGAACTGTTTATGAGCGCCATCGTCTGTGGGATCTGTTGGATTCCATCCATGCGAGCTACGGCCTTTCCAGGGTACTGGAGGCCCCGGTGCGCGGTATGTCCGGAATTGCCGGAATCAACACGGTTCCTCTCGCCCAAAAGGACGTAGCCGTAGTACTGGCGGACATGGAATGGGGAGTCCTCGATGCGGCCCGCCGTTCCTGGATCGCACTCGGTAGACGTCCGGTTCTGGTGCGAACCGGGGAATCGCTGCCGTTTCGCTCGAAAAGCTTCGATCTCGCGTTTAATTTCAACGGGCTGTGGCATTGGCCCGATCCTGGCCGGCTGCTGAAGGAACTTGTACGCGTTTCGCGCAAAGTGGTGCTGTTGGTGTTGCCCAATTTGACTCAGGCGGGGTACCTTTGGGCGCGATTCGGGTGGAACCGTTCCTTTTTTAAGAGGCATCAGGCCTTGTGGGGGAGCGCGGATCTGGTGAGGAAGAACCTTTACCGAAGCGGCGTCCGGCTGGTGCGGGAAGGGGTGATGGATTGTCCTCCCTGGCCCGACACAGGGCTGGCCGTCAGCCGGCTGTTCCCGAGGTCGGATGCCAATGCAATGAGACGATGGCGGTGGAGCAGCCTCGACTATCTGCTGGGTAAAGACCCCGCGCAGAAGAAGTGGGTCGAGCGCCTCGGATTCGTAGAAAATTCAAACTTGCCCCTCCGGCTGAAATCGCTGTGGGCCCATCACCGGTACCTGATGTATGAAACCAAGTGA
- a CDS encoding glycosyltransferase: MPTLSVGVMAHNEDKNIGGLLRAVLNQRLESGYISEILVVASGCTDRTVEIVEALSREDHRIELVVQPRRAGKASAVNEFLKRATGDIQVLVSADVLPAADAFEKLILPFQDPRVGMTGGRPVPLNALQGAVNHAVHLQWRLHHRMASIRPKLGEVVAFVSKVSSIPETTWVDEVALEYHFLSNGYTLVYAPEAIIWNHGPTSIRDFLRQRRRIHSGHLDFYRKTGYRVATFDVRTIFHAFLQEFSAFPASSRLFLVLAVLLEAWGRALGRLDMTGFPSSHVVWKRSATTKECLDELSRT; encoded by the coding sequence ATGCCAACATTAAGCGTTGGTGTTATGGCTCACAACGAAGACAAGAATATCGGCGGACTGCTGCGGGCCGTTCTTAACCAGCGCCTCGAGTCCGGTTATATCAGCGAGATCCTGGTTGTGGCCAGCGGATGCACGGATCGTACCGTGGAAATCGTGGAAGCTCTGAGCCGCGAAGACCATCGGATCGAGCTTGTCGTCCAACCACGTCGTGCAGGGAAAGCGTCCGCCGTCAACGAGTTTCTGAAACGAGCCACGGGCGATATCCAAGTTCTTGTGAGTGCGGATGTGCTGCCGGCCGCGGATGCATTCGAGAAACTGATCTTGCCTTTTCAAGATCCGCGCGTCGGCATGACGGGAGGGCGCCCCGTTCCTTTGAACGCCTTACAGGGGGCCGTCAACCATGCCGTGCATTTGCAATGGCGGCTTCACCATAGAATGGCTTCCATCCGGCCCAAGCTCGGCGAGGTGGTTGCATTTGTATCCAAAGTCTCGTCCATTCCGGAGACGACCTGGGTGGACGAAGTGGCCCTCGAATACCACTTCCTGTCGAACGGATATACCCTTGTGTACGCGCCCGAAGCCATTATCTGGAATCACGGCCCCACTTCCATCAGGGACTTTCTCAGGCAAAGAAGACGCATCCATAGCGGACACTTGGACTTTTACCGGAAGACGGGGTATCGTGTGGCCACGTTTGATGTCCGGACCATCTTCCATGCCTTCCTTCAGGAGTTCAGTGCCTTTCCCGCGAGCTCCCGGCTTTTTCTGGTTCTCGCCGTGCTTCTCGAGGCGTGGGGCAGAGCACTGGGCCGTTTGGACATGACGGGGTTCCCCTCTTCTCATGTGGTATGGAAACGTTCAGCCACCACAAAAGAATGTCTGGACGAGCTTTCCAGAACATGA